The Geothrix oryzae DNA window CTGTGGGATATTTTCTGATGCTGCGACTGGCCCACCGGCTGCGCTCCCCCAAGCCCGCGCCCACCCCCCTTCCCGGAGACTGACATGGACATGCGCTTCCTGATGAAACAGGCCCAGCAGATGCAGGCCAAACTGGCGGAGGCCCAGGCCAACCTGCGCGTGGAGGGCACCGCCGGCGGCGAGCTGGTGAAGGTCACCCTCAACGGCTCCAAGGAACTGAAGGGCATCTCTATCGCCAAGGACGCCATGGATCCCGAGGACCCCTCCATGCTCGAGGACCTGCTGGTGGCCGCCTTCCACGACGCCGCCGCCAAGGCCGACGAGGCCATGAAGAAGCAGATGGGCGGCATGGGCGCGGGCCTCAACCTGCCGGGCCTGGGGCTGTGAAGGCTGGGGCCCGCCCATGAAGCTGCCGCCGCCGCTCGAGGCCGTGGTGGAAAGCCTCCAGAAGCTGCCGGGCGTGGGCGCCAAGTCCGCCCAGCGCATGGCCCTGCACCTGCTGAAAGAGGGCCCGGAAGGCATGGCCCACCTCGCCCACCAGCTGCAGCAGGCCGCCGAGAAGGTGGGCTTCTGCCAAGTGTGCGGCGCCTTCACGGACCAGCCCACCTGCCCCATCTGCCTGGATCCGCGCCGTGATCCCGCCAGCCTCGTCATCGTGGCGGAAGCCTCCAATGTGCTGAGTTTCGAGCGCAGCGGCCACTTCCGGGGCCGCTACCATGTGCTCGGGGGCCTGATCTCGCCTCTGCGCGGCGTGGGCCCCGACCAGCTGCGCATCCGCGAGCTGCTGAAGCGGCTGGAGGATCACGCCATCCAGGAAGTCATCCTGGCCACCAACCCCACGGTGGATGGCGAGGCCACCGCCAGCTGGCTGGCCCGCATCCTTGAGCCCATCGGCGTCCGCACCACCCGCATCGGCCTGGGACTCCCCATCGGCAGCGACCTCGAATACGCCGACGAGCTCACGCTGGACCGCGCCATGGAGGGGCGGCGGCCGGTGGGCTAGGCAGAGGCTAGTACTTCACGCTCACATCGCCCTTCGCCCAGGTCTGGCAGGCGAGGCGCTGGTCGGCCCCGGCCTTGAGCACACCCAGCACCCGGGTCTCGATGGCGCCCTTCTCGCTCAGGTGCTCCGCACCCTCCACCACGGTCACGAGACAGGTCCCGCAGCGCGCATGGCCGCCGCAGCGGTGGGGCAGCGGCACACCCGCCCGGGTGCTGGCCGCCAGGAGGGCGGTCTCCTGCTCGCAGTCCGCAGTCCCGGGTTTCTTGCCGTCGAATCGGATGGTGTGCATGGAATACCCGTAAGTAAATAAAGCAATCGAGATAAGGGGGCATGGGCCCCCTCCACTGTATCAGGGCGCCTCGCGCCCCAGGTGGCCTTTCGCCACCGCGAGGAACCGCTGCCGGGCCCAGGCGTGATCCACGATCGGCCCGGGGTAGTCCAGCCTTCCGCGGAGCGCCGCGGGCGCCTTCCAGGGTTCATGGACGAGGGCGGCCGGGAGCCCGGCCAGCTCAGGCACCCAGCGTTTCACATAGGCGCCATCCGGATCGAACTTCAATCCCTGGGCGGTGGGATTGAAGATGCGGAACCAGGGCTGGGCATCGCAGCCACAGCCCGCGCTCCACTGCCAGCCCGCATTGTTGGCGGCCCAATCGCCATCGGCGAGCCAGGCCATGTAGTGCGCCTCGCCGCGCCGGTAGTCCAGCAGCAGGTGCTTGGCCAGGAAGCTGGCGGCCACCATGCGGGCCCGGTTGTGGACGAACCCCTCGGCCTTCAGCTGCCGGGCGGCGGCATCGACCACCGGATACCCCGTACGGCCCGCCGTCCAGGCCTCCCAGGCCGCCTCGTCCTCCCGCCAGGGAAAAGCCTGGAACCCCGTGCGGAAGGGTTGTTCCAGCAGCTCCGGCCATTCCCACAGCAGGTGGTGGCTGAACTCGCGCCAAAGCAGCTCATTGAGGAAGCGCCGCGCGGATTCACCCTGGCCGCTCGCCGCCACCACCTGCCAGACGGCCCGCACCGAGAGGGTGCCGAACTTCAGATCAGCGCTGAGCCGCGAGGTCCCGGGCCGGTCCATGCGGTCCCGGTCCGTGCCGTAGTTCGCCAGAGGCCCGGCCAGGAAGGCCCGCAAGCGCTCCCGAGCCGCCTCCTCGCCCCCCCGCA harbors:
- the recR gene encoding recombination mediator RecR, which codes for MKLPPPLEAVVESLQKLPGVGAKSAQRMALHLLKEGPEGMAHLAHQLQQAAEKVGFCQVCGAFTDQPTCPICLDPRRDPASLVIVAEASNVLSFERSGHFRGRYHVLGGLISPLRGVGPDQLRIRELLKRLEDHAIQEVILATNPTVDGEATASWLARILEPIGVRTTRIGLGLPIGSDLEYADELTLDRAMEGRRPVG
- a CDS encoding YbaB/EbfC family nucleoid-associated protein, which gives rise to MDMRFLMKQAQQMQAKLAEAQANLRVEGTAGGELVKVTLNGSKELKGISIAKDAMDPEDPSMLEDLLVAAFHDAAAKADEAMKKQMGGMGAGLNLPGLGL
- a CDS encoding 2Fe-2S iron-sulfur cluster-binding protein; the encoded protein is MHTIRFDGKKPGTADCEQETALLAASTRAGVPLPHRCGGHARCGTCLVTVVEGAEHLSEKGAIETRVLGVLKAGADQRLACQTWAKGDVSVKY
- a CDS encoding cryptochrome/photolyase family protein codes for the protein MRSIVWFRGKDLRVADHGPLAEAVATGEVIPLFVLDPFFFAPERARELPHRMQFLLESLKALEADLARLGSRLLVVPGRSVEVVPRLAARWRADRVLAHRWVEPFGRERDRRVGEALARQGTGFCLFEGETLLPPGSVRNGQGGPFRVFTPFAKAIMARIDLPLIQDLRSKLPPLPKGVTADEVPIPALADLGIDANPGLLRGGEEAARERLRAFLAGPLANYGTDRDRMDRPGTSRLSADLKFGTLSVRAVWQVVAASGQGESARRFLNELLWREFSHHLLWEWPELLEQPFRTGFQAFPWREDEAAWEAWTAGRTGYPVVDAAARQLKAEGFVHNRARMVAASFLAKHLLLDYRRGEAHYMAWLADGDWAANNAGWQWSAGCGCDAQPWFRIFNPTAQGLKFDPDGAYVKRWVPELAGLPAALVHEPWKAPAALRGRLDYPGPIVDHAWARQRFLAVAKGHLGREAP